A section of the Paenibacillus sp. genome encodes:
- a CDS encoding sugar ABC transporter ATP-binding protein: MTEYVLELNGITKTFPGVKALDNVYFKLRPGEIHALMGENGAGKSTFIKIITGVHAPDEGEMKVYGRKVSFASPKDAHELGIAAIYQHVTSYPDLTVTENIFMGHEKVDPITKRLLWKQMHAEARELLRELGSNIDPKTEMGALSVAQQQIVEIAKALSTKAKIIIMDEPTAALSMRESEELYRIAETLRDRGASIIFISHRFEDMYRLASMVTVFRDGKYIGTWGVDQITNDDLIVAMVGREVTQLFPPKRAVVGGEALRVEGLGRTGHFADVSFRVRKGEIVGLTGLVGAGRSEVCQAIFGVHPYDKGRVFVEGKEVRIRKPSDAMALGIGYLPEDRQKQGLILQWGIGRNITLPALAKLSKGGWLGRRREREMAKRLAEKVNVKANTIFDLASSLSGGNQQKVVVAKLLTSDLTAIILDEPTKGVDVGAKSAIYEIIHDLAAQGYAILLVSSEMAEIIGLCDRVVVMREGRVAKELTKEAATQEAILEAAMMQRRGEAPAPAAAAASSSPAM; this comes from the coding sequence GTGACCGAATACGTACTGGAGTTGAACGGCATTACGAAAACGTTCCCCGGCGTGAAGGCGCTGGACAACGTCTACTTCAAGCTGAGGCCGGGCGAAATTCATGCGCTGATGGGCGAGAACGGCGCCGGCAAATCGACGTTCATCAAAATCATTACCGGTGTCCACGCGCCCGATGAGGGCGAAATGAAGGTGTACGGCCGCAAAGTGAGCTTCGCGTCGCCCAAGGATGCGCACGAGCTGGGCATCGCGGCGATTTACCAGCATGTGACGAGCTATCCGGATTTGACGGTAACGGAGAACATTTTCATGGGGCACGAGAAGGTCGATCCGATCACGAAGCGGCTGCTGTGGAAGCAAATGCACGCGGAGGCGCGGGAGCTGCTCCGGGAGCTCGGCTCGAACATCGATCCGAAAACGGAGATGGGCGCCCTCAGCGTCGCGCAGCAGCAAATCGTCGAAATCGCGAAAGCACTGTCGACGAAGGCGAAAATCATCATCATGGACGAACCGACCGCGGCGCTGTCGATGCGCGAAAGCGAGGAGCTGTACCGGATCGCGGAAACGCTGCGGGATCGGGGCGCGTCGATCATTTTTATCTCTCATCGGTTCGAGGACATGTACCGTCTGGCGAGCATGGTGACGGTGTTTCGGGACGGCAAATATATCGGCACGTGGGGCGTCGACCAAATCACGAACGACGATTTGATCGTGGCGATGGTCGGTCGCGAGGTGACGCAGCTGTTCCCGCCGAAGCGCGCGGTCGTCGGCGGCGAAGCGCTGCGCGTCGAAGGGCTCGGCCGTACGGGGCATTTCGCGGACGTGTCGTTCCGGGTGCGCAAGGGCGAAATCGTCGGCCTCACCGGTCTCGTCGGCGCGGGGCGGAGCGAGGTGTGCCAAGCCATATTCGGCGTGCATCCGTACGACAAGGGCAGGGTGTTCGTGGAAGGGAAAGAGGTCCGCATTCGGAAACCGTCCGACGCGATGGCGCTCGGCATCGGTTATTTGCCGGAAGACCGCCAGAAGCAGGGGCTCATTCTGCAGTGGGGGATCGGCCGCAACATTACGCTCCCGGCGCTCGCGAAGCTGTCGAAGGGCGGCTGGCTAGGCCGCAGGCGCGAGCGGGAGATGGCCAAGCGGCTGGCCGAGAAGGTGAACGTGAAAGCGAACACGATATTCGATCTCGCGAGCTCGCTGTCCGGCGGCAATCAGCAGAAGGTCGTCGTGGCGAAGCTGCTCACGTCGGACCTTACGGCGATCATCCTCGACGAACCGACCAAAGGGGTCGACGTCGGCGCGAAGTCGGCGATCTATGAAATCATCCACGACCTTGCGGCGCAAGGCTACGCCATCCTGCTCGTGTCGTCGGAAATGGCGGAAATTATCGGCCTGTGCGACCGGGTCGTCGTCATGCGGGAAGGCCGCGTCGCGAAAGAGTTGACGAAAGAAGCGGCGACGCAGGAAGCGATATTAGAAGCGGCGATGATGCAGCGCCGAGGCGAGGCGCCGGCGCCGGCCGCGGCCGCGGCTTCCAGCAGCCCGGCCATGTAG
- a CDS encoding sugar ABC transporter permease has protein sequence MRTDKHFASKLGHQLFFMGPTMFFFAVALLIPFAYGFYLTLTGITSPVSPVEFAGLKNYIAAFQDKQFWDSMWLTVKYVAATILFVNVIGFGLAYLVTSGIRSQNFFRTAFFTPNLIGGLMLGYIWQFIFVQSLPSVGETLGIELLRLGWLGDEALAFWALVIVTIWQSAGYMMIIFIAGLISVPKDIIEASYIDGANGWQRLVNMVMPMMVPSFVVTVFLTLKNAFMVYDLNFSLTEGGPYGSTKMVSMHVVNKAFIETNYGLGQAEAILLFLIVAVVTGLQVYFSKKMEVQA, from the coding sequence ATGAGAACCGACAAACATTTCGCAAGCAAGCTTGGCCACCAATTGTTTTTTATGGGGCCGACGATGTTTTTTTTCGCGGTCGCGCTGTTGATTCCGTTCGCCTACGGTTTCTATCTCACCTTGACGGGCATCACGTCGCCGGTCAGTCCGGTAGAGTTCGCAGGCCTTAAAAATTATATTGCGGCGTTCCAAGATAAGCAGTTCTGGGATTCGATGTGGCTGACGGTCAAATACGTCGCGGCGACGATTTTGTTCGTCAACGTGATCGGCTTCGGCCTCGCGTACCTCGTCACCTCCGGCATTCGGAGCCAAAATTTCTTCCGCACCGCCTTCTTTACGCCGAACTTAATCGGCGGCTTGATGCTCGGCTACATTTGGCAGTTCATCTTCGTTCAATCGCTGCCGTCCGTCGGAGAGACGCTCGGCATCGAGCTGCTTCGGTTGGGCTGGCTCGGCGACGAGGCGCTGGCGTTCTGGGCGCTCGTCATCGTCACGATTTGGCAGTCCGCCGGCTATATGATGATCATTTTCATCGCCGGCTTGATCAGCGTGCCGAAGGACATCATCGAAGCGTCTTACATCGACGGCGCGAACGGCTGGCAGCGCCTCGTCAACATGGTGATGCCGATGATGGTCCCTTCCTTCGTCGTCACCGTTTTCTTGACGCTGAAGAACGCATTCATGGTGTACGACTTGAACTTCTCGCTCACCGAGGGCGGCCCGTACGGCAGCACGAAGATGGTGTCGATGCACGTCGTCAATAAAGCGTTCATCGAAACGAATTACGGCCTCGGCCAAGCGGAAGCGATTTTGCTGTTCCTGATCGTCGCCGTAGTTACCGGTTTGCAAGTGTACTTCAGCAAAAAAATGGAGGTGCAGGCGTAA
- a CDS encoding ABC transporter substrate-binding protein — MMNTKNRKIGLALVTALTVLLAACGGGSNSASENGTSGSTDNGGAKQVTILITNGKGEIAAQWEQAAKDFMAANPGITVEARSSAVGDPLNVFDMLTASGKTVTLAMFDPSAALNKYKDVGIDLSGETWVEETDSELLNEQGQVVGFPFAIEGFGLVYNKTVVEKATGGAFDPFSINTRDKLEELFKQLQASGVQYPVAYQTESWSVSNHYSTQFLNQAEDPSAIVAQLKEGSLDLAGNETWNGYYDTMDLLKSAPYNKYHERPLGTYYDDAHVSVGKGESAVLFNGNWAFDSLQAVAGSDFGFMPVPVDNNPENPLNGKISAGPTQVLVINKKATPEEQEAAKKFLNWLVYEEAGQDFIVNKAQIISAFKNNPHKVTNPLGAAIGEAIQNGRTMPFSTNYVVAEEWNTIIGPEVQKYIAGKQSREDLAKFIEGYYKK, encoded by the coding sequence ATGATGAACACGAAGAACAGAAAGATCGGCCTTGCACTTGTCACCGCTTTGACGGTACTGCTTGCGGCATGCGGCGGCGGCTCGAATTCCGCGTCGGAAAACGGGACGTCCGGTTCGACCGATAACGGCGGCGCGAAGCAAGTCACGATTCTGATCACCAACGGCAAAGGCGAAATCGCGGCGCAGTGGGAACAAGCGGCGAAGGATTTCATGGCGGCGAATCCGGGCATTACGGTCGAAGCGCGTTCGTCCGCGGTCGGCGATCCGCTTAACGTATTCGATATGTTGACGGCTTCGGGCAAAACGGTCACGCTCGCGATGTTCGATCCGAGCGCGGCGCTCAATAAGTACAAAGACGTCGGCATCGACCTCTCCGGCGAGACGTGGGTAGAGGAAACGGACAGCGAGCTGTTGAACGAGCAAGGACAAGTCGTCGGCTTCCCGTTCGCGATCGAAGGCTTCGGTCTCGTTTACAACAAGACGGTCGTGGAGAAAGCGACCGGCGGCGCGTTCGATCCGTTCTCCATCAACACGCGCGACAAGCTGGAAGAGCTGTTCAAGCAGCTTCAAGCGTCCGGCGTTCAGTACCCGGTCGCGTACCAAACGGAAAGCTGGTCGGTCTCGAACCATTACAGCACGCAATTCCTGAACCAAGCGGAAGATCCGAGCGCAATCGTCGCGCAGCTGAAGGAAGGCTCGCTCGATCTGGCCGGCAACGAGACGTGGAACGGCTACTACGACACGATGGATCTGCTGAAATCGGCGCCGTACAACAAATACCACGAGCGTCCGCTCGGCACGTACTACGACGACGCGCACGTCTCCGTGGGCAAAGGCGAGTCCGCGGTGCTGTTTAACGGCAACTGGGCGTTCGATTCGCTCCAGGCGGTCGCAGGCAGCGACTTCGGCTTCATGCCGGTGCCGGTCGACAACAATCCGGAAAACCCGCTGAACGGCAAAATTTCCGCCGGCCCGACGCAAGTGCTCGTCATCAATAAGAAAGCGACGCCGGAAGAACAAGAAGCGGCGAAGAAGTTCCTGAACTGGCTCGTGTACGAAGAAGCCGGCCAAGACTTCATCGTCAACAAGGCGCAAATCATCTCCGCTTTCAAGAACAACCCGCACAAAGTGACGAACCCGCTGGGCGCGGCGATCGGCGAAGCGATCCAGAACGGCCGCACGATGCCGTTCAGCACGAACTACGTCGTCGCGGAAGAGTGGAACACGATTATCGGACCGGAAGTGCAGAAATATATCGCCGGCAAACAATCCCGCGAGGATTTGGCGAAATTCATCGAAGGCTACTATAAAAAATAA
- a CDS encoding FAD-dependent oxidoreductase, translating into MSMQAVEMEQEVVVVGAGPGGVVMAYLLARSGVKVALLERHVQLDREFRGYFFQPLVVKLLDEMGLLQGLLEKEHYKTGSFRFIDRKKELFSVNFFELKPPYDYGLLMHQPLFLQYMIDQASKFDTFTYLSGTRAAELLTENGAVAGIKALKGKEELFLRSKLVVGADGRYSTIRKLAGIEMEQESHTLDFLWFDLPGQPEGQTGNIQIQIEEEGMLIYTPKGAEVTQVGWVIPKGTYAEIRSKGLEAFKKQVAAVDPKIGPLLEHLQDFKQVSVLDIQVAMAKQWVRNGLMLIGDAAHIASPFSGQGNSLAIQDAVVAHGVLMRALRDAKGPIPADMMAEFERTRRGPVEKIKKIQRMQAKMISIRHPLFVRFRRTMLPIVRRTPLFKKMRDTIAMGAAPVRVHEEYRKAK; encoded by the coding sequence ATGAGCATGCAAGCTGTCGAAATGGAGCAAGAGGTCGTTGTCGTAGGTGCAGGTCCCGGAGGCGTCGTCATGGCGTATTTGCTGGCGAGGAGCGGCGTTAAGGTCGCGCTTCTGGAACGCCATGTTCAGCTCGATCGGGAATTCCGCGGGTACTTCTTTCAGCCGCTCGTCGTGAAGCTGCTCGACGAAATGGGGCTGCTGCAAGGTTTGCTCGAGAAGGAACATTACAAAACCGGTTCGTTCCGGTTCATCGATCGGAAGAAGGAGCTGTTTTCCGTTAATTTCTTCGAGCTTAAGCCGCCTTACGATTACGGCTTGCTGATGCATCAGCCGCTGTTTCTGCAATACATGATCGATCAGGCGTCGAAGTTCGATACGTTCACATACTTGAGCGGCACGCGGGCCGCGGAGCTGCTGACGGAGAACGGCGCCGTCGCGGGAATCAAAGCGCTTAAGGGCAAAGAGGAGCTCTTCCTTCGGAGCAAGCTGGTCGTCGGCGCGGACGGGCGATACTCGACGATTCGGAAGCTGGCGGGCATCGAGATGGAGCAGGAATCGCATACGCTCGATTTTCTATGGTTCGATCTCCCCGGGCAGCCGGAAGGGCAGACGGGCAACATCCAAATTCAAATCGAAGAGGAAGGCATGTTGATTTACACGCCGAAAGGCGCGGAGGTGACGCAGGTCGGCTGGGTGATCCCGAAAGGGACGTATGCGGAGATTCGCAGCAAGGGGCTGGAAGCGTTCAAGAAGCAGGTGGCCGCCGTCGATCCGAAAATTGGTCCGCTCCTCGAGCATTTGCAAGATTTCAAGCAGGTATCGGTACTGGACATTCAAGTCGCGATGGCGAAGCAATGGGTGCGGAACGGCTTGATGCTGATCGGCGACGCAGCGCACATCGCGTCCCCGTTCTCCGGTCAGGGCAATTCGCTGGCGATTCAGGACGCGGTCGTGGCGCACGGCGTGCTCATGCGGGCGCTGCGCGACGCGAAGGGCCCGATTCCCGCGGACATGATGGCGGAATTCGAGCGCACGCGCCGCGGGCCGGTCGAGAAAATCAAAAAAATCCAACGGATGCAGGCGAAAATGATTTCGATCCGCCATCCGCTGTTCGTCCGCTTCCGCCGTACAATGCTGCCGATCGTTCGCAGAACGCCGCTGTTCAAAAAAATGCGCGACACGATCGCGATGGGGGCGGCGCCGGTCCGGGTGCACGAGGAATATCGTAAAGCGAAATAA
- a CDS encoding TetR/AcrR family transcriptional regulator — protein sequence MANGRTPRQQQAEETKNRLIDSALKVFSTKGFAASTTKDIAKEAGVTDGLIYHYFKSKQDLIWAILERHTLVHHIQGMLAGLKPEMSTTNIVQHYVRSLFQMLKQNNDLIVLIYGEAQRDPDIRDRLAGIVSGGAKPLAAALAGRSRLDEDALRHAVRNLQFAVVQYYLILYRTRPDEEELEHYLTATANQFVTIIE from the coding sequence TTGGCGAACGGCCGCACGCCCCGTCAGCAGCAGGCGGAGGAGACGAAAAACCGATTGATCGATTCCGCCTTGAAGGTATTTTCTACGAAGGGCTTCGCCGCGAGCACGACGAAGGATATCGCGAAGGAAGCCGGAGTGACCGACGGGCTGATTTACCACTATTTCAAATCGAAGCAGGATCTGATTTGGGCGATTTTGGAGCGGCACACGCTCGTCCATCACATTCAGGGCATGCTCGCCGGCCTGAAGCCCGAGATGTCGACGACGAATATCGTACAGCACTACGTGAGGTCGCTGTTTCAGATGCTCAAGCAAAACAACGACTTGATCGTGTTGATTTACGGCGAGGCCCAGCGGGACCCGGACATTCGCGACCGCCTTGCGGGAATCGTAAGCGGAGGAGCGAAGCCGCTCGCCGCGGCGCTCGCGGGGAGAAGCCGCTTGGACGAAGACGCGCTGCGCCACGCGGTGCGCAATTTGCAATTCGCCGTCGTGCAGTATTATTTGATCCTATACCGCACGCGTCCCGACGAGGAGGAGCTCGAGCACTATTTGACGGCGACCGCGAACCAATTTGTAACCATCATAGAGTAG
- a CDS encoding carbohydrate ABC transporter permease, with protein MSMRKLLVPLTYLMLLAAFVLFTFPFFLIIVNSFKSNGEILESPFSWPTTFDLGHFSEVIRMMDFFVTFRNTFVITGVSVALILLFSAMTAHYLVRHNTKFNNVFFMVMVASMIIPFQSIMIPLVYIYGAKLGLIEAAPMPLLIALYIGFGSAMSVFIYHGFIKSVPLELEEASFIDGCTKRQSFFKIVLPIMAPTSVTIGILNVLWIWNDYLLPSLILVQDKYYTMPIKMKVFNGTYMNNWELLIPAILLTILPILIVYLFGQRFIIKGVMQGAIK; from the coding sequence ATGTCGATGCGGAAATTGCTTGTTCCTTTGACGTATCTCATGCTGCTCGCCGCGTTCGTCCTGTTCACGTTCCCGTTTTTCCTCATCATCGTCAACTCGTTCAAGTCGAACGGCGAAATTCTCGAAAGTCCGTTCTCTTGGCCGACGACGTTCGATCTCGGACATTTCTCGGAAGTGATCCGCATGATGGATTTTTTCGTCACGTTCCGGAATACGTTCGTCATTACGGGCGTCAGCGTCGCGCTCATTTTGCTCTTCTCCGCGATGACGGCCCACTACTTGGTTCGGCATAACACGAAATTCAATAACGTATTCTTTATGGTGATGGTCGCGTCGATGATCATCCCGTTCCAGTCGATCATGATTCCGCTCGTTTATATTTACGGGGCGAAGCTCGGGCTGATCGAAGCGGCGCCGATGCCGCTCTTGATCGCGCTCTACATCGGCTTCGGCAGCGCGATGTCGGTCTTCATTTACCACGGCTTCATCAAATCGGTTCCGCTCGAGCTCGAGGAGGCGTCGTTCATCGACGGCTGCACGAAGCGGCAAAGCTTCTTCAAAATCGTGCTGCCGATCATGGCGCCGACGTCGGTGACGATCGGGATATTGAATGTTCTCTGGATTTGGAACGATTACCTGCTTCCGTCGCTCATTTTGGTGCAGGACAAGTATTATACGATGCCGATTAAAATGAAGGTGTTCAACGGGACGTACATGAACAATTGGGAGCTGCTCATTCCGGCCATTCTGCTCACCATTCTTCCGATCCTCATCGTCTACTTGTTCGGCCAACGGTTTATCATTAAAGGCGTTATGCAGGGAGCGATTAAATAA
- a CDS encoding ABC transporter permease, whose translation MQLQSQRIIADRKPFRYKQFFLQWEWMLLLLFIAVNVVNSYLSPYYMDYFNLRDATMAFLDKAFLVLPMVFVIILADIDISVASTVALSSVVMADIYTMGVPMEIAIVVCLAVGAACGFVNGWLLVKFNELSAVIVTLITMILYRGIAYMILEDQAAGGFPEWFNFLGWGYVGGIPFIAVAFAVCAVLFGLLLHNTTFGRHVYAIGSNPTASRYSGVPVDRVRLIVFTLTGLMAAVTAIFLTSRMGSTRPNIANMYELEVIAMAVLGGVSTAGGKGRMIGAIVAIFLIGLLKYGLGLVNVPAQTQLIIIGLLLIAAVLVPNLRRTGKAKARAKAK comes from the coding sequence ATGCAACTGCAAAGTCAGAGAATCATAGCCGACCGCAAGCCGTTCCGGTATAAACAATTTTTCCTGCAGTGGGAATGGATGCTGCTGCTGCTGTTTATCGCGGTCAACGTCGTCAATTCGTATTTATCGCCCTACTATATGGACTACTTCAACCTGCGGGACGCGACGATGGCGTTCCTCGACAAAGCGTTCCTCGTGCTGCCGATGGTGTTCGTAATCATCTTGGCCGACATCGACATTTCCGTCGCTTCGACGGTGGCGCTCTCCTCGGTCGTCATGGCTGATATTTACACGATGGGCGTGCCGATGGAAATCGCGATCGTCGTCTGCCTCGCGGTCGGCGCCGCATGCGGCTTCGTCAACGGGTGGCTGCTGGTCAAATTCAACGAATTGTCGGCCGTCATCGTGACGCTCATCACCATGATTTTGTACCGGGGCATCGCCTATATGATCCTGGAGGATCAGGCGGCGGGCGGCTTCCCGGAATGGTTCAACTTCCTCGGCTGGGGATACGTCGGCGGTATCCCGTTCATCGCGGTCGCGTTCGCCGTATGCGCCGTCTTGTTCGGCCTCCTGCTGCACAATACGACGTTCGGCCGCCACGTGTACGCCATCGGCAGCAATCCGACCGCGAGCCGGTATTCCGGCGTTCCGGTCGATCGGGTGAGGTTGATCGTGTTTACGCTTACGGGCCTTATGGCCGCCGTGACGGCGATTTTCCTGACGTCGAGAATGGGCAGCACTCGGCCGAACATCGCCAACATGTATGAGCTCGAAGTGATCGCGATGGCCGTCCTCGGCGGCGTCAGCACGGCCGGCGGCAAAGGCCGCATGATCGGCGCGATCGTCGCGATTTTCTTGATCGGCCTGCTCAAATACGGCCTCGGCCTCGTGAACGTGCCGGCGCAGACGCAGCTCATCATTATCGGGTTGCTGCTGATCGCGGCGGTGCTCGTCCCGAACTTGAGGCGGACCGGCAAAGCGAAGGCAAGAGCGAAGGCGAAGTAA
- the rhaS gene encoding rhamnose ABC transporter substrate-binding protein — translation MKRKIGSTVLSCVLVFALALLTACGGGAAPAGGGAGHSGASGQAEAGGSDAGGGAKKKYAIIFKNTGNPYGEKMMEGFKNAIEEGGGEAILKAPDQPTAEAQIQIIEELIAQKVDAIAIAANDPDALEPALKRAMDRGIKVLSLDSAVNAKSRMVHVNQADPERIGRVQIQAIAEMIGGAGEIAVLSATSQATNQNTWIEWMKKELEDPKHKDITLVKVAYGDDLRDKSVSETEALLQTYPNLKGIIAPTTVGIAAAGKVLTDKGLKGKVQLTGLGLPSEMAEYIESGVSQWMYLWNPIDVGYLAGHTAIALAEGAITGKTGDKFSAGTLGEKEVIADGDGTQIMLGDPFKFDASNIAEWKEVY, via the coding sequence ATGAAACGAAAGATCGGATCCACGGTACTGTCTTGCGTGTTAGTATTCGCGTTGGCGCTGCTGACAGCGTGCGGAGGCGGCGCGGCTCCGGCCGGCGGCGGCGCGGGGCATAGCGGGGCTTCCGGCCAAGCGGAGGCGGGAGGCTCGGACGCCGGCGGCGGGGCGAAGAAGAAGTACGCCATCATTTTCAAAAATACAGGCAACCCGTACGGCGAGAAGATGATGGAGGGCTTCAAGAACGCGATCGAGGAAGGCGGCGGCGAGGCGATATTGAAAGCGCCGGACCAGCCGACGGCGGAAGCGCAAATTCAGATTATCGAAGAATTGATCGCGCAGAAGGTGGACGCGATCGCGATCGCGGCGAACGACCCGGATGCGCTCGAGCCGGCGCTGAAGCGCGCGATGGACCGCGGCATCAAGGTGTTGTCGCTCGACTCCGCCGTCAACGCGAAGAGCCGCATGGTGCACGTGAATCAAGCGGATCCGGAGCGGATCGGCCGCGTCCAAATTCAAGCGATCGCCGAAATGATCGGCGGCGCGGGCGAAATCGCAGTGCTCAGCGCGACGAGCCAAGCGACGAACCAAAACACGTGGATCGAATGGATGAAGAAAGAGCTCGAAGATCCGAAGCACAAAGACATTACGCTCGTGAAAGTCGCATACGGCGACGACCTGCGCGATAAGAGCGTATCCGAAACGGAAGCGCTGCTGCAGACGTATCCGAACCTGAAGGGCATCATCGCGCCGACGACGGTCGGCATCGCCGCAGCGGGCAAAGTGCTGACGGACAAAGGGCTTAAGGGCAAAGTGCAGCTGACCGGCCTCGGCCTGCCGAGCGAAATGGCGGAGTATATCGAGAGCGGCGTCAGCCAGTGGATGTACCTGTGGAACCCGATTGACGTCGGCTATCTCGCGGGGCACACCGCGATCGCGCTGGCGGAAGGCGCGATCACGGGGAAAACAGGCGACAAATTCTCGGCAGGCACGCTCGGCGAGAAAGAAGTGATCGCGGACGGCGACGGCACGCAGATCATGCTCGGCGACCCGTTCAAATTCGACGCGAGCAACATCGCGGAGTGGAAAGAAGTGTATTAA
- a CDS encoding LacI family DNA-binding transcriptional regulator, with protein MKVTIKDIADMAGVSISTVSRVINNSKPVNEDVRKRVLEAMKQTNYRAGMISHLSGKNESSLIGAIMPQHINTVVNDYIAGINAVAKIYGYDVMIGITNEAIESELHYLRRFRDIGAHGIIFAGSQFGGEHVGVLGNSGIPCILVGQTSTVPSIPSVHVDNVMASYEAVTYLLQRGHRDIAMIRGSGEMAIGGHRYLGYRQALADAGIPLREERIAESGLAVEDGYEAMSRIIAAGSMPTAVFCATDWMAIGAMNCAMDRGLRVPDDISIFGFDGSYVSTMVRPKLSTVEYSAEEIGMTATRKLLKMIKGEPEVPQHSNVTHRLAIRGSTA; from the coding sequence GTGAAAGTAACGATCAAAGATATCGCCGACATGGCCGGCGTCTCGATTTCGACGGTGTCCCGAGTGATCAACAACAGCAAGCCCGTCAACGAGGACGTTCGCAAACGGGTGCTCGAGGCCATGAAGCAGACGAACTACCGGGCGGGCATGATTTCACACTTGTCAGGAAAAAACGAATCCTCCCTGATCGGAGCGATCATGCCGCAGCATATTAATACCGTCGTTAACGATTACATCGCGGGCATCAACGCCGTCGCGAAAATATACGGTTACGATGTAATGATCGGCATTACGAACGAAGCGATCGAAAGCGAACTCCACTACCTGCGCCGGTTCCGGGACATCGGGGCGCACGGCATCATTTTTGCAGGCTCCCAGTTCGGCGGCGAACATGTCGGTGTCTTGGGCAACTCCGGCATTCCGTGCATTCTCGTCGGCCAAACGTCGACGGTGCCTTCCATTCCGTCCGTCCACGTCGATAACGTGATGGCTTCCTACGAGGCGGTGACGTATCTCCTTCAGCGGGGGCATCGGGACATCGCGATGATTCGCGGGTCCGGCGAAATGGCGATCGGCGGACATCGGTATTTGGGCTACCGGCAGGCGTTAGCGGATGCGGGCATTCCGCTGCGCGAGGAGCGGATCGCGGAAAGCGGTCTAGCCGTGGAGGACGGGTATGAAGCGATGAGCCGGATCATCGCCGCGGGCTCCATGCCGACGGCGGTCTTCTGCGCGACGGACTGGATGGCGATCGGGGCGATGAATTGCGCCATGGATCGCGGCCTCCGCGTCCCCGACGATATCTCCATCTTCGGGTTCGACGGCAGCTACGTCTCGACGATGGTCCGGCCGAAGCTATCGACGGTCGAGTACTCGGCTGAGGAGATCGGCATGACGGCGACGCGCAAGCTGCTGAAAATGATAAAAGGGGAACCCGAGGTTCCCCAGCATTCGAACGTGACGCATCGTTTGGCGATTCGGGGAAGCACGGCTTAG
- a CDS encoding ABC transporter permease, with product MNAYSMQLMRFRELGLLGFIVILSLFVQLRNPSFLTLSNIGDLLTNTAILSILAVGMMLVIVTRGIDLSIGATLALSGMITALTVGAYPGLHPLLAIALGTAIGLACGALLGFMIAKGRILPIIATLGMMNVFRGLTFTASGGKWVSAHQMPDSFKSIATGSIFGVNTLIVIAAIVLLTAYGFVNHTRTGRRIYAVGSNPESADISGIPKDRIIWLVYAIMGGLSGLAGVLWVSKFASAQGDTAMGYELSVIAACVLGGVSIAGGSGKVGGVILGSLLLGILNNALPLLKVSPFWQMAIQGAIILVAVLANLLVKRGVDRNHLLRRSI from the coding sequence ATGAACGCATATAGCATGCAATTGATGAGATTTCGAGAACTCGGTTTGTTGGGCTTCATAGTCATTCTTTCCTTGTTCGTGCAGCTGCGGAATCCGAGCTTTTTAACGCTGTCGAACATCGGCGATCTGCTGACGAACACAGCGATTTTAAGCATTCTGGCCGTCGGCATGATGCTCGTCATCGTGACGCGCGGCATCGATTTGTCGATCGGCGCCACGCTGGCGCTGTCCGGCATGATCACCGCCCTGACGGTCGGCGCCTATCCGGGGCTGCATCCGCTGCTCGCCATCGCGCTCGGGACCGCGATCGGCCTCGCCTGCGGCGCGCTGCTCGGCTTTATGATCGCCAAAGGGCGCATCCTGCCGATCATCGCGACGCTCGGCATGATGAACGTATTCCGGGGCCTCACCTTCACGGCGAGCGGCGGCAAATGGGTAAGCGCCCATCAAATGCCGGACTCGTTCAAGTCGATCGCGACCGGATCGATCTTCGGCGTCAACACCTTGATCGTCATCGCGGCGATCGTCCTGCTAACGGCGTACGGCTTCGTGAACCATACTCGTACGGGCCGGCGCATTTACGCCGTCGGGAGCAACCCGGAATCCGCGGACATCAGCGGCATTCCGAAGGACCGTATCATTTGGCTCGTCTACGCGATCATGGGCGGATTGTCCGGACTCGCCGGCGTGCTGTGGGTGTCGAAGTTCGCTTCCGCCCAAGGCGACACGGCGATGGGCTACGAGCTGTCGGTTATCGCGGCGTGCGTGCTCGGCGGCGTCAGCATCGCGGGCGGAAGCGGCAAAGTCGGCGGCGTCATCCTCGGCTCGCTGCTGCTCGGCATACTCAACAACGCGCTGCCGCTGCTCAAAGTGTCGCCGTTCTGGCAAATGGCCATCCAGGGGGCGATCATCCTCGTCGCGGTACTGGCGAACCTGCTCGTGAAACGAGGCGTCGATCGAAATCATCTGTTGAGGAGGAGCATATAG